The DNA sequence ACCGGCATCACGTGGAACACCACCAGCGGCTCCACCAGCGCCACGCTCCTCTACAACACCGTCGGTGCCCGCATCATCGATGCCGGTGAGCGCCCGCTCCCGGACGTGAAGGAACTGCCGCGCAACGTGCTCGACTTCTCGCTCCGCTTCCCTGTCGCCGGCGGCGTGAACGGCCGCTTCGACGCGAAGAACCTGCTCGATGCGCCGTATCGCATCACGCAGGGCCCGGTGACGCGCGAGTCGTACTACGCCGGCCGCACCGTGACGCTCGGGTTCAACTGGCAGCCGTGAGGCAGCCGGCGCGCCGGTGACGGCGCCGCGCAGGCGCGTGGAGGGCCCGGGCGATGGTGACCCGGGCCCTTCGTGCATCGCAACCACACGTTGATCCGCCCGTGACCCGACCGTGACCGGTGTGTCGGCTGGCGGTCACACGACCCGCGGATCTTTGCAACAGCTCATCGCACGGGCTGATCTCATCCCAATCACTCCATCGAGACACTCATGGCGTTCACCTGGCGTTCGCTCTCTGCCGGCATCATGGCTGGTGCAGTGCTCACGCTGTCCGGCTGTGGCAGCGACGACCCCACCGGCCCCACCGACCTGCCGCCGGCGAATGCATCCGTTGCAGCGCCGTCGGCCACGACCGCCCGCATCACCTGGGGCAAGGTCTCCGACGCAACCAGCTATGTCGTGCAGCGCGTGACCGGCGCCTCCGGCGGCACGTTCGCCACCATCTCGGCGGCCGGCCTCACTGACACCACCTACCTCGACACCGGCCTCGAGCCGTCGGCCGCCTACCGCTACCGCGTGCAGGCGATCCGGGCCTCGGGCCCGTCGCAGTACTCGGCCGAGGTCAGCGTCACGACCAAGGCCCCTGGCACGGCGTCGGCCACCATCAGCACCAACATCACCGCGAACCGCACGCTGTTCGCCGACACGACCTACACGCTGCAGGGCTTCATCCAGGTGGCCAATGGCGCCACCCTCACGATCCAGCCCGGCACGAAGATCCTCGGCGACTTCGCCGCCACCGGCTCGTCGCTGTTCGTGACCCGTGGCGCGAAGCTCGACGCGCAGGGCACCGCGGCGAACCCGATCGTCTTCACCTCGTCGCGCGCCCCGGGCGCACGCCAGCCGGGTGACTGGGGTGGCCTGATCATCATCGGCAACGGCGTGATCAACCGCACCGGCAGCATCACCATCGAGGGCACCGGCAACGGCGCCAACAACCCGGCGCAGACGTACAGCGGCGGCACCAACAACGCCGACAACAGCGGCATCCTGCGCTACGTGCGGGTGGAGTTCGCCGGCTACGCCACCGCCACCGACCAGGAACTGAACACCTTCACCCTCGCGGCGCTCGGCAGCGGCACCACGCTCGAGTACCTGCAGTCGATGGGGGGCCTGGACGACAGCTTCGAGTTCTTCGGCGGCGCCGTGGACGCGAAGCACCTCGTGAGCTACGAGGCCGGCGATGACCACTTCGACATCTCGGAGGGCTACGTCGGGCGCCTGCAGTACCTCATCGCGATGCAGACGCGCATCATCCCGCCGCGCTCGGCCGCCGGCTCGCCGTCCAGCGATCCGCAGGGCATCGAGAACGACGGCTGCAACGGCGCCGGCTGCGACCAGGGCCAGAACTCCACGCCGCTGACGATTCCCGTGATCGCGAACTTCACGCTCATCGGCACCGGCACGACGAACGGCGTGACGCTGCCTGCCGCCGGCGGACGCGGCGCCATGCTGCGACGCGGCACGGGCGGGTTCTACGTCAACGGCATCATCGCGCGCTGGCCGTCGGCCGCCATCTCCTTCCGCGACACCACCACGTTCATCCGGCAGACGGAAGGCAACTTCGGGCTGTCGAACATCCTGTTCGCGGAGAACGGCAACCTGTTCGATCCCCAGGTCCTCTCCGGCGGCGTGCCGACCAGCACGCGCCAGTACACCGCCGACACCACCGCGAACAAGCTCAGCACCGTCGCCGGCACGGCCTCGGCGCTCTTCACGAGCGTGCCGGCGGCACAGCCGGCAAGCGGTGCCACGTTCGACTGGGCGCCGCCCACCACCGGTGCCGCGGCGACCGGCGGCCTGGCGACCTTCACCGGCACCCTGCTGACGAAGGCCGGCACGGCGGTGACTGGCACGGCCTACCGTGGCGCAGCGGATCCCGCCGGTGCGAAGTGGTGGCAGGGCTGGACGACGTACGTGCTGAACTGACCTTCCCCTACGTTTCACGGGCCGGTGCGCGCGGTTGCACGCACCGGCCCGTGTGCCTTTCCGCCCCGTCGTTGCCAATGCCCGTCCGCCCTGCCACCCCCGCCGCCTGCATGGCGGCGCTACTGCTCGCCGCCGCCTGCGCGCGCGGTCGCGACGGGCAGGCCACGGTCGCCGAGAGCGCCGCGCCGGCCAGCGGGGTGACGTACGCCTACGAGCGTCGCCCCCTCGACACCACGCGGGCGCCGGGCACGATCGTCGACTCGGTCTTCCCGATGCCGGAGATGCTGCGGCGCTTCCGCTCCGGGCTCCCGGAAACCCGTGCGCTGACCGGAGGTGCCGGATCGCCCGAGGCCCTCGTGCGCCGCTTCATCGCCGCCCTGTCGGCGCGTGACCGCACCGCACTGGGGCAGCTCGCGCTCTCCCGCGCCGAGTTCGCGTGGCTCTACTTCCCGGCCACCCCGGACGCGGAGCAGGACACCGGCATGCCGCCCACCCTGCGATGGGATGCGGTCACCCGCAACAGCGAGACCGGGATCACGCGCGCCCTCACACGCGTCGGTGGCCAGGCACTCACGCTCCAGTCGCTGGACTGCCCGGCCCCCGCGCGTGCCGTGGGGACGATGCGACTGCACGAGGGCTGCACCCTCCGGCTCTCCCTCGCCGACGGCGGGCGCTTCACCGGCCGGCTCTTCGGCACCATCGTCGAAATCGACGGCCGCTTCAAGTTCGTGGGCTACTCCAACGACATGTGATGCACCACTCCGCACGATGGCTCACCGGGGTCGCCCTCCTCACCACGGCCGGGTGCACCGGGACGCCAGAGGACTCGACGCGCGTGGACCGACGCCCCGACCTCGCGGTGGAAGGCGCCGGTGCGACGTTCCCGTATCCGCTGTACACCCGCTGGTTCTCGCACTTCGCCGAGGGGGGTGACGCACGGATCAACTACCGCTCGATCGGCTCCGGTGCCGGCGTGTCTGCGTTGCTGGCGGACAGTGCGGACTTCGCGGCCAGTGACGCGCCGCTCGACTCCACGCAGCGCCGCCAGCTCACCACCCGCGGCGTGCGGCAGGTGCCGCTGGTGGTCGGCGGTGCGGCGGTCACGTACAACGTCCCGTCCCTCACCCGGCAGCTCCGGCTCGATGCACCGACACTCGCGGCGATCTTCCTCGGCGAGATCCGCCGCTGGGACGACCCGCGCATCGTGTCGCTGAATCCGGACGCGGCGCTCCCCGCACAGCCGCTGCGCGTGATCACACGGGCAGACAGCAGCGGCACGAGCTGGATCCTGACCGACTATCTCACGCGCACCAGCACCACCTGGGCGTCCCGCGTGGGCCGCAGCCGGTACCCGGCGTGGCCGGTGGGGAGCCCGGCGCGCGGCAACGAGGGCGTGGCGGGAGAGCTCAAGGCCACCGAGTTCTCGATCGGTGTCGTCGAGGCGGTGTATGCGATGCACAACCGCCTGCCGGTGGCCCGCATGCGCAATCACGCCGGTGCCTGGGTCACGCCGCAGACGGGCGCACTGCGGTCGGCGGCGGAGGCGATGCTCGGCTCCATCGACGACACGCTGGAGTTCGCGACCAGCATCAGCGACCCGCCGGGGGCGTCCAGCTACCCGATCGCCTCGCTCTCGTGGCTGATCGTGCCCTCGCGCGGCGGCGACGCTGCGAAGCTGGCCGCCGTCGAGCGCTTCGTGCGCTGGGCGCTGGAACAGGGCGACGATGACGCGCTGGCCCTCGGCTATGCACCGCTGCCCGACGCGATGCGCACCCGGCTGCTCCGCGCGCTCCCTGCGGCCGCGGTGACCGCACGCCGCTGACGGCCGGCGCCGGCCTCGGCTGGTCGCGGGGGGCACTGCCGGTAAGTTGCGGTGACCCGCCACGAACCGAGCCGAGCCCCCCATGCCTGCACGCTCCCCGCGCCGCGCCACGCCCGCCTCCGTCCCGGCCACGCCCTCCTCGCGCCCGGGACGGCCCGTGGCGCCCCGCCCGGATGGTGCCGCTGTCACCGGCGACGCTGGCGCGATCCGCACGCGACGGATCGCCGCCATCGACATCGGGTCCAACTCCATCCGCGCCATCGTCGCCGACGTGAGCAGCACGGGGCAGATCCGCACGGTGGACGAGATGAAGGCCGCCCCGCGGCTGAGCACCGGCGTGGACGAGACGGGCAACCTCTCGGTCGAGAGTGCGCTGGCCGCCATCGAGGCGCTGCAGCGCATGACGACGCTCGCGACACAGCTCGGTGCCGAGCGCATCGAGTGCGTCGCGACGAGCGCCGTGCGTGACGCCGCCAACGGCGCGGCGTTCGTCCGGCAGGTGAAGAAGTCGGCGGGGCTCACCGTGAAGGTCATCTCGGGCGTGGACGAGGCCCGGCTCTCGTTCCGCAGCGCACAGGCGCACTTCGACGTCGGCCACGGGCGCGTGGTGACCTGCGACATCGGGGGCGGGTCGGTGGAACTCGCGCTCTCGGCCGACGGGCTGGTGGAGCGCCTCCTCTCGCTCCCGTTCGGCGCGATCCGCGCGACGGAGGGCTACCTCCACAAGGGCATCCGTCGCGGCACCGTGCGTGCGCTGC is a window from the Gemmatimonadaceae bacterium genome containing:
- a CDS encoding fibronectin type III domain-containing protein, which gives rise to MAFTWRSLSAGIMAGAVLTLSGCGSDDPTGPTDLPPANASVAAPSATTARITWGKVSDATSYVVQRVTGASGGTFATISAAGLTDTTYLDTGLEPSAAYRYRVQAIRASGPSQYSAEVSVTTKAPGTASATISTNITANRTLFADTTYTLQGFIQVANGATLTIQPGTKILGDFAATGSSLFVTRGAKLDAQGTAANPIVFTSSRAPGARQPGDWGGLIIIGNGVINRTGSITIEGTGNGANNPAQTYSGGTNNADNSGILRYVRVEFAGYATATDQELNTFTLAALGSGTTLEYLQSMGGLDDSFEFFGGAVDAKHLVSYEAGDDHFDISEGYVGRLQYLIAMQTRIIPPRSAAGSPSSDPQGIENDGCNGAGCDQGQNSTPLTIPVIANFTLIGTGTTNGVTLPAAGGRGAMLRRGTGGFYVNGIIARWPSAAISFRDTTTFIRQTEGNFGLSNILFAENGNLFDPQVLSGGVPTSTRQYTADTTANKLSTVAGTASALFTSVPAAQPASGATFDWAPPTTGAAATGGLATFTGTLLTKAGTAVTGTAYRGAADPAGAKWWQGWTTYVLN
- the pstS gene encoding phosphate ABC transporter substrate-binding protein PstS, giving the protein MHHSARWLTGVALLTTAGCTGTPEDSTRVDRRPDLAVEGAGATFPYPLYTRWFSHFAEGGDARINYRSIGSGAGVSALLADSADFAASDAPLDSTQRRQLTTRGVRQVPLVVGGAAVTYNVPSLTRQLRLDAPTLAAIFLGEIRRWDDPRIVSLNPDAALPAQPLRVITRADSSGTSWILTDYLTRTSTTWASRVGRSRYPAWPVGSPARGNEGVAGELKATEFSIGVVEAVYAMHNRLPVARMRNHAGAWVTPQTGALRSAAEAMLGSIDDTLEFATSISDPPGASSYPIASLSWLIVPSRGGDAAKLAAVERFVRWALEQGDDDALALGYAPLPDAMRTRLLRALPAAAVTARR